Part of the Metasolibacillus fluoroglycofenilyticus genome is shown below.
TGGCTATTAGTATTATTTTTCCTTCCGGTCGTTGGATTCATGTTATATTTATTGCTCGGTAGACAGCTTAGTAAAAAGCATTTTTACCGTTGGGAAGGGCGCGAAAGCATCGGTATTAAAGCATTAATTGATTATCAAATTGAGGCTATTAAAGAAAATAAACTTGAATTTCGTGGAGAGCATATCGAAGCACATCAAGATTTAATTTATATGAATTTAATTACGAATCATGCTGTTTTAACACAAGATAATCATGTCGATATTTTAAATGATGGCACCGAAAAATTTGAGCGACTCATTCAAGATATTATGCATGCCAAAGACCATATTCATATTCAGTACTATATTTTCAAGCTTGATAATATAGGTAAGCGAATTTTTGATGCGACGGTTAAAAAGGCACGACAAGGTGTGAAAGTTCGCATTTTATATGACGAAATGGGGTCACGTAGTGTACGGAAAAAGCAGTTTAAAGAGCTGTTAAATCTCGGTGGGGAAATAGAAGTATTTTTCCCTTCTATCTTACCGCTTATTAATCCGCGTTTAAACTATCGAAACCATCGCAAAATCGTTGTAATTGATGGACGCATTGGCTATATCGGTGGATTTAATGTTGGAGACGAATATTTAGGTTTAAACAAAAAGTTTGGTTACTGGCGCGATACTCATTTACGTATTGAGGGAAGCGCCGTCCATCCTTTACAAACTCGCTTCTTACTCGATTGGAATCAAGCAAGTCACCATCATCGTGTAAAATATGCTGAGCGCTATTTTCCTGTTATCCCTCAAAAAGGAACAGCGGCACTACAAATTGTGTCAAGTGGACCTGATACAGATTGGACAGTTATTAAAAATGGCTACTTACGATTAATTGCAGATGCCAAAAAATACATTTATATTCAATCACCGTATTTTATTCCTGATAGCAGCTTTTTAGATACGATTCGTATCGCCGCATTATCCGGAATCGATGTGCGAATTATGATTCCAAACAAACCAGACCATCCTTTTGTTTATTGGGCAAATTATTCATATGTAGGACTTTTGCTAAAAGCAGGTGCACGTATTTATCAATACAATAAAGGTTTCATTCATTCTAAAATGCTCGTAATCGACGATGAAGTTGCTTCAGTTGGTACAGCCAATATCGATGTGCGCAGCTTCAGTTTAAATTTCGAAGTCAACGCCTTTATTTACGACCGACCAATTGCGCATTATTTAGCAGAGGCATTTGAGTCAGATATTTTTGACAGTACTGAGTTAACAAAAGAAATTTACGATAATCGTTCAAACGTAGTAAAATTTAAAGAATCCATTTCTCGATTACTTTCACCCATTTTATAAGATGAATCTTTAATCGCTACATGTCCATCTACTGAATAAAAAATGGCTGCTGAGAAAGCAGGCTCATCCCTGCATTTCTCAACAGCCATTTTTTTATATTCGTGAAGTTTTTATTTGCTTAATAGCTCTTTTATTTTATTCCTAAATACTCTTCTAATGTTATGTCTGCTTC
Proteins encoded:
- the cls gene encoding cardiolipin synthase, which translates into the protein MLTVIETSFVALIILVLNILFAIAVIFLERKDPSSSWAWLLVLFFLPVVGFMLYLLLGRQLSKKHFYRWEGRESIGIKALIDYQIEAIKENKLEFRGEHIEAHQDLIYMNLITNHAVLTQDNHVDILNDGTEKFERLIQDIMHAKDHIHIQYYIFKLDNIGKRIFDATVKKARQGVKVRILYDEMGSRSVRKKQFKELLNLGGEIEVFFPSILPLINPRLNYRNHRKIVVIDGRIGYIGGFNVGDEYLGLNKKFGYWRDTHLRIEGSAVHPLQTRFLLDWNQASHHHRVKYAERYFPVIPQKGTAALQIVSSGPDTDWTVIKNGYLRLIADAKKYIYIQSPYFIPDSSFLDTIRIAALSGIDVRIMIPNKPDHPFVYWANYSYVGLLLKAGARIYQYNKGFIHSKMLVIDDEVASVGTANIDVRSFSLNFEVNAFIYDRPIAHYLAEAFESDIFDSTELTKEIYDNRSNVVKFKESISRLLSPIL